The following DNA comes from Ignavibacteriales bacterium.
GCGTAAATCAGCGGGAGGGTCAGCTTCTTTTCTTTCAGATCGATGCCGGTCGGTTTTCCGATGATGCTCCTGCGCCCGAGATAGTCGAGCAGGTCGTCCCGTATCTGGAACGCGATGCCGACATGCTCGCCAAAATCGCGCATCTGCTGCCGGCGATTCGTATCCTCCGTTGCACTGGCGGCTCCGATCTCCGTGCAGGTAGAAAGGAGCGATGCTGTCTTGTCGCTGATGATTCTCAGGTAGGTCTCTTCATCGATGTTGAGCTGGCGGCTCTTCTGAATCTGGAGAAGTTCGCCTTCGCTCATGCGCTTGACGGCATCGGACGTGCGGTGGAGAAAGTAGTAATCCTTGTTTTCGAGCGAAAGCAAAAGGCCGCGCGAGAGGAGGTAGTCACCCATCAGAACAGCCACTTTGTTCTTCCAGACGGCGTTGATGGACGCAAGACCCCTGCGTGTATCCGCATCGTCAACCACGTCGTCGTGGATGAGGGTGGCGGTGTGCAATATCTCCACGAGGGTTGCAGCGCGATACGTGCTCTCGTTCACATCGCCGCAGGCTTTGGCGCTCAGGAACACCAGAATCGGTCTGACGCGCTTGCCTTTCTGCCGGACGATGTATCTCGCAATCAGGTCAATCAACCCGACCCGCGAGCGCATTGCGTCTCTGAAGAATCCGC
Coding sequences within:
- a CDS encoding polyprenyl synthetase family protein — translated: MVTARGSGTASLDHIKRPVDSELKEFGGFFRDAMRSRVGLIDLIARYIVRQKGKRVRPILVFLSAKACGDVNESTYRAATLVEILHTATLIHDDVVDDADTRRGLASINAVWKNKVAVLMGDYLLSRGLLLSLENKDYYFLHRTSDAVKRMSEGELLQIQKSRQLNIDEETYLRIISDKTASLLSTCTEIGAASATEDTNRRQQMRDFGEHVGIAFQIRDDLLDYLGRRSIIGKPTGIDLKEKKLTLPLIYALHKGAPSDAKQALKIVKNGAKQKEIAWVVDFVKRMGGIDYAVERAMHYSDLARTDLATLPASESKEALLEFVDFVMERES